In the genome of Drosophila yakuba strain Tai18E2 chromosome 3R, Prin_Dyak_Tai18E2_2.1, whole genome shotgun sequence, one region contains:
- the LOC6537728 gene encoding uncharacterized protein LOC6537728 isoform X1 — protein MSLPTTRATTATTTHAVVQALETYIQNQNLLGEIAELDDMLYDLVAMHKDNELALKRVLQCIHNLLQTNSKYNVRFGPKVFLKLVSVVIADSREDSASRRQLVANLLVCVQLHIRKFPRIEAKFVLQQLWSLSQSNERQPHAAQILVHLFDDFVNNLGMECAPELLVLARNLLQSDVRDDRRSAYFLMRKLQEIEDVLAALQCSEVQWSAYVGIMENLEEQQSHLVLPTLSTLLPRMGLMSNNLSEDWLGWLRILCIRLLGDNNILVLRWTLKYFLSHFSLEQISRFNLLIEFLSATNRTQLYNPEVPDCLTKQQISDFVAEFPAEILLEALVCVPWHAVPLIHWLQTWELKQLPVVSKELLFQLGARVRSLQNTVLRGEAINYVVFSLSATIESLSLGDDLLFMESLYNTIDRYQSHSQLADKINKCTDLERHIANFNIRCCELVSQMDYKHDVFVAFLDKLGSVPKAKHGWWRLLPIFLHRELDHPEKYLDFYRSVYNVDTSFLESGVSLEQMQQHLLDQLECQTREEKSFVREHSVDLFVKINLPTWSKLEDLNLNPLELLDQGTEETFTTLSNTLSTHDKPLADKNVLAAFISRLGKLKARETQAILKYAVKNLSPEEYEKCVVDVLQKNTFLLATMDCEDYIKAPTSFVIKKMVEGETTTGDARIERAFEQISDTGAISRAGFIHYAKNSTGLDISSICDELLKMNNDLSRKKPRYFANCKEHRMKMRIGKALLDLSDRWKWSENLWEAALCPSDQPNISFMYEYLVAKMLPSIEPLLEQLKLLGTLKPSQQISLVSVVHIYCLSRWESINHEQLFDVFAVLLPLTMGANFQTRLLAQLVLHRLCNECDVRSIQIPVADALKKSIEVTLGEKLNEFQSEARLLLPEIGIQCTTSVSDAILWMTSAPFDENIGFVSCSYAFRMKLSRALETFKRKQSVLIPELASPLAALNGNVQRKMNPVGDIYPESDFDVSSKARVDHELIVVASLIDKLPNLGGLARTCEVLGVKTLILGLKSQAEKSDFTNLSMTAEKTLNILEVNPESLAGFLLEKQMEGYKIVGAEQTAHSTNFVDFKFPKKSILLLGHEKHGIPANLIGFLDYAVEIPQYGLVRSLNVHVAGSLFIWEYCKQHLTKE, from the exons ATGTCATTGCCCACGACCAGAGCCACCACGGCCACTACCACTCATGCTGTGGTCCAGGCTTTAGAAACGTATATTCAGAACCAGAATTTGCTCGGCGAGATCGCTGAGCTGGACGACATGCTGTACGATTTGGTGGCCATGCACAAGGACAACGAGCTGGCCTTGAAGCGGGTGCTGCAGTGCATCCACAACCTGTTGCAGACAAACAGCAAGTATAACGTTCGCTTTGGCCCAAAAGTGTTTCTCAAACTGGTCTCCGTGGTGATTGCCGACAGTCGTGAGGATTCGGCTAGCCGGCGTCAACTGGTGGCCAATTTACTGGTCTGCGTGCAGCTTCATATACGAAAGTTTCCGCGTATCGAGGCTAAGTTCGTACTGCAGCAGCTTTGGTCGCTGAGTCAGAGCAATGAGCGCCAACCACATGCGGCCCAGATTCTGGTACACCTTTTCGATGATTTTGTCAACAACTTGGGAATGGAATGCGCCCCGGAACTTCTTGTGCTAGCGCGGAATCTTCTGCAGTCTGATGTGCGGGACGATCGCCGCTCAGCGTATTTCCTTATGCGCAAGTTGCAGGAGATCGAGGATGTGCTTGCTGCTCTGCAGTGCAGCGAAGTTCAGTGGAGCGCGTATGTGGGCATCATGGAAAacctggaggagcagcagtccCACCTCGTGCTGCCCACTTTGAGCACCCTGCTGCCACGCATGGGCTTGATGTCTAACAATTTGAGTGAGGATTGGCTGGGTTGGCTTAGGATTCTGTGCATACGACTTCTGGGCGACAACAACATCCTCGTGCTGCGCTGGACCCTGAAGTACTTCCTTTCCCATTTTAGCCTAGAACAGATATCACGCTTTAATCTTCTCATTGAATTCCTGTCTGCTACCAATCGAACGCAGCTGTATAATCCGGAGGTGCCCGATTGCCTCACTAAGCAGCAAATAAGTGATTTCGTTGCCGAATTCCCGGCGGAGATTTTGCTTGAAGCGCTTGTTTGCGTTCCCTGGCATGCAGTACCCCTGATTCACTGGCTTCAAACTTGGGAACTAAAGCAGTTGCCGGTGGTTTCCAAGGAGCTGCTGTTTCAGTTGGGCGCACGCGTTCGCTCCCTCCAAAATACAGTTTTACGTGGTGAAGCTATCAACTATGTAGTTTTCTCCCTAAGT GCGACAATTGAAAGTCTGTCGTTGGGAGACGACCTGCTCTTCATGGAGTCTTTGTACAATACCATCGATCGGTATCAATCCCATTCTCAACTAGCagacaaaataaacaaatgcacCGATTTGGAAAGACACATTGCTAATTTCAACATTCGTTGCTGCGAACTTGTATCTCAAATGGACTATAAACACGATGTATTTGTTGCGTTCTTGGATAAACTAGGATCAGTTCCAAAAGCCAAACATGGCTGGTGGCGACTTTTACCCATATTTCTCCATCGGGAACTGGATCATCcggaaaaatatttagatttcTATCGCTCTGTCTATAATGTAGATACTTCTTTCCTTGAGAGTGGTGTGAGTCTAgagcagatgcagcagcaccTTCTTGATCAATTAGAGTGCCAGACCAGAGAGGAAAAGTCCTTTGTACGCGAGCACTCCGTGGATCTTTTCGTAAAGATAAATCTACCGACCTGGAGCAAGCTGGAAGATCTTAACCTAAATCCCCTGGAACTTTTGGATCAGGGCACTGAAGAAACATTTACCACCTTGTCGAATACTTTGTCTACGCATGATAAACCATTGGCTGACAAGAATGTGTTGGCCGCATTTATCTCGCGATTGGGAAAACTTAAGGCCAGAGAAAC GCAAGCCATCCTCAAATATGCTGTGAAAAATCTTTCGCCAGAAGAGTATGAAAAGTGCGTAGTGGACGTTCTGCAGAAAAACACATTTCTTTTGGCTACAATGGACTGTGAAGATTATATTAAAGCACCCACCTcgtttgttattaaaaaaatggtGGAAGGAGAAACCACTACTGGCGATGCACg CATAGAACGCGCTTTTGAGCAAATCTCGGATACTGGAGCCATTAGTCGAGCAGGATTTATTCACTATGCGAAGAACAGCACTGGTTTGGATATCAGCTCCATATGTGATGAATTGCTTAAAATGAATAATGACCTGTCCAGAAAGAAGCCACGCTATTTTGCAAACTGCAAAGAGCACAGAATGAAAATGCGAATAGGCAAAGCTTTGCTTGACCTAAGCGACAGATGGAAATGGTCGGAAAACCTGTGGGAAGCTGCCTTGTGCCCCAGCGATCAGCCTAATATAAGCTTTATGTACGAGTATCTTGTCGCCAAAATGCTGCCTAGCATCGAGCCATTGCTGGAGCAGTTAAAGCTACTGGGAACTCTAAAGCCGAGCCAGCAAATATCGCTTGTCTCTGTAGTCCACATATACTGCTTGTCTCGCTGGGAAAGTATAAACCATGAACAGCTTTTCGATGTGTTTGCCGTCCTGTTGCCTCTCACAATGGGAGCAAATTTTCAGACTCGTTTGCTGGCCCAGTTGGTTTTGCATCGGCTTTGTAACGAGTGCGATGTTCGTAG CATTCAAATCCCAGTAGCTGATGCGTTAAAGAAGTCCATTGAAGTAACATTGGgcgaaaaattaaatgaatttcaaagCGAAGCTCGGCTTTTGTTACCGGAAATCGGTATACAATGCACTACATCCGTTTCGGATGCCATTCTGTGGATGACGAGTGCACCATTTGATGAGAACATCGGTTTCGTTAGCTGCTCGTATGCCTTTAGAATGAAACTAAGTCGCGCCCTTGAAACGTTTAAACGAAAACAATCGGTACTGATACCTGAGCTTGCATCGCCCTTGGCTGCATTGAACGGAAATGTGCAGCGAAAAATGAATCCCGTTGGAGATATATATCCGGAGAGTGACTTTGACGTTTCGAGCAAAGCTAGAGTTGACCACGAACTCATTGTGGTGGCCTCGCTTATAGACAAATTGCCAAATCTGGGCGGGTTGGCGCGCACTTGTGAAGTTCTGGGCGTTAAAACACTAATATTGGGTTTGAAATCACAGGCAGAGAAAAGCGATTTTACAAACTTGAG
- the LOC6537728 gene encoding uncharacterized protein LOC6537728 isoform X2: MSLPTTRATTATTTHAVVQALETYIQNQNLLGEIAELDDMLYDLVAMHKDNELALKRVLQCIHNLLQTNSKYNVRFGPKVFLKLVSVVIADSREDSASRRQLVANLLVCVQLHIRKFPRIEAKFVLQQLWSLSQSNERQPHAAQILVHLFDDFVNNLGMECAPELLVLARNLLQSDVRDDRRSAYFLMRKLQEIEDVLAALQCSEVQWSAYVGIMENLEEQQSHLVLPTLSTLLPRMGLMSNNLSEDWLGWLRILCIRLLGDNNILVLRWTLKYFLSHFSLEQISRFNLLIEFLSATNRTQLYNPEVPDCLTKQQISDFVAEFPAEILLEALVCVPWHAVPLIHWLQTWELKQLPVVSKELLFQLGARVRSLQNTVLRGEAINYVVFSLSATIESLSLGDDLLFMESLYNTIDRYQSHSQLADKINKCTDLERHIANFNIRCCELVSQMDYKHDVFVAFLDKLGSVPKAKHGWWRLLPIFLHRELDHPEKYLDFYRSVYNVDTSFLESGVSLEQMQQHLLDQLECQTREEKSFVREHSVDLFVKINLPTWSKLEDLNLNPLELLDQGTEETFTTLSNTLSTHDKPLADKNVLAAFISRLGKLKARETQAILKYAVKNLSPEEYEKCVVDVLQKNTFLLATMDCEDYIKAPTSFVIKKMVEGETTTGDARTRF, from the exons ATGTCATTGCCCACGACCAGAGCCACCACGGCCACTACCACTCATGCTGTGGTCCAGGCTTTAGAAACGTATATTCAGAACCAGAATTTGCTCGGCGAGATCGCTGAGCTGGACGACATGCTGTACGATTTGGTGGCCATGCACAAGGACAACGAGCTGGCCTTGAAGCGGGTGCTGCAGTGCATCCACAACCTGTTGCAGACAAACAGCAAGTATAACGTTCGCTTTGGCCCAAAAGTGTTTCTCAAACTGGTCTCCGTGGTGATTGCCGACAGTCGTGAGGATTCGGCTAGCCGGCGTCAACTGGTGGCCAATTTACTGGTCTGCGTGCAGCTTCATATACGAAAGTTTCCGCGTATCGAGGCTAAGTTCGTACTGCAGCAGCTTTGGTCGCTGAGTCAGAGCAATGAGCGCCAACCACATGCGGCCCAGATTCTGGTACACCTTTTCGATGATTTTGTCAACAACTTGGGAATGGAATGCGCCCCGGAACTTCTTGTGCTAGCGCGGAATCTTCTGCAGTCTGATGTGCGGGACGATCGCCGCTCAGCGTATTTCCTTATGCGCAAGTTGCAGGAGATCGAGGATGTGCTTGCTGCTCTGCAGTGCAGCGAAGTTCAGTGGAGCGCGTATGTGGGCATCATGGAAAacctggaggagcagcagtccCACCTCGTGCTGCCCACTTTGAGCACCCTGCTGCCACGCATGGGCTTGATGTCTAACAATTTGAGTGAGGATTGGCTGGGTTGGCTTAGGATTCTGTGCATACGACTTCTGGGCGACAACAACATCCTCGTGCTGCGCTGGACCCTGAAGTACTTCCTTTCCCATTTTAGCCTAGAACAGATATCACGCTTTAATCTTCTCATTGAATTCCTGTCTGCTACCAATCGAACGCAGCTGTATAATCCGGAGGTGCCCGATTGCCTCACTAAGCAGCAAATAAGTGATTTCGTTGCCGAATTCCCGGCGGAGATTTTGCTTGAAGCGCTTGTTTGCGTTCCCTGGCATGCAGTACCCCTGATTCACTGGCTTCAAACTTGGGAACTAAAGCAGTTGCCGGTGGTTTCCAAGGAGCTGCTGTTTCAGTTGGGCGCACGCGTTCGCTCCCTCCAAAATACAGTTTTACGTGGTGAAGCTATCAACTATGTAGTTTTCTCCCTAAGT GCGACAATTGAAAGTCTGTCGTTGGGAGACGACCTGCTCTTCATGGAGTCTTTGTACAATACCATCGATCGGTATCAATCCCATTCTCAACTAGCagacaaaataaacaaatgcacCGATTTGGAAAGACACATTGCTAATTTCAACATTCGTTGCTGCGAACTTGTATCTCAAATGGACTATAAACACGATGTATTTGTTGCGTTCTTGGATAAACTAGGATCAGTTCCAAAAGCCAAACATGGCTGGTGGCGACTTTTACCCATATTTCTCCATCGGGAACTGGATCATCcggaaaaatatttagatttcTATCGCTCTGTCTATAATGTAGATACTTCTTTCCTTGAGAGTGGTGTGAGTCTAgagcagatgcagcagcaccTTCTTGATCAATTAGAGTGCCAGACCAGAGAGGAAAAGTCCTTTGTACGCGAGCACTCCGTGGATCTTTTCGTAAAGATAAATCTACCGACCTGGAGCAAGCTGGAAGATCTTAACCTAAATCCCCTGGAACTTTTGGATCAGGGCACTGAAGAAACATTTACCACCTTGTCGAATACTTTGTCTACGCATGATAAACCATTGGCTGACAAGAATGTGTTGGCCGCATTTATCTCGCGATTGGGAAAACTTAAGGCCAGAGAAAC GCAAGCCATCCTCAAATATGCTGTGAAAAATCTTTCGCCAGAAGAGTATGAAAAGTGCGTAGTGGACGTTCTGCAGAAAAACACATTTCTTTTGGCTACAATGGACTGTGAAGATTATATTAAAGCACCCACCTcgtttgttattaaaaaaatggtGGAAGGAGAAACCACTACTGGCGATGCACg AACGCGCTTTTGA